In Paeniglutamicibacter kerguelensis, one genomic interval encodes:
- a CDS encoding MmgE/PrpD family protein: MINHPVRVYRSDENLAREDQLAHKIATVAADPVEVTAEVTEMIINRIIDNASVAVASLNRGPIVAARAQALTHAPSTGGAGASVFGITDKVSPEWAAWANGVAVRELDYHDTFLSAEYSHPADNIPPILAVAQHTGASGKDLIRGIATGYEIQVDLVKSICLHEHKIDHVAHLGPSAAAGIGTLLGLDVETIFQAVGQGLHTTTATRQSRKGEISTWKAHAPAFAGKMAVEAADRAMRGQTSPVPIYEGEDGVIAWMLDGKDAAYTVPLPEAGEAKRAILDTYTKEHSAEYQAQAWIDLARKLNREHPEATDPKNVSSVLIKTSHHTHYVIGSGANDPQKYDPTASRETLDHSIPYIFTVALQDGSWHHVDSYSPERAGRPDTVELWNKVTTEEDAEWTRRYHSLDISEKAFGGTVVITLNDGTVITDEIAVADAHPLGARPFAREQYVNKFRTLAAGLVEEDEIDRFIAAAENLEKLGAGELDALNIVAAPGVIDLAAAPKGLF, translated from the coding sequence ATGATCAACCACCCCGTACGCGTGTACCGCAGTGATGAAAACCTCGCCCGCGAGGACCAGCTCGCCCACAAGATCGCGACAGTCGCCGCCGACCCGGTGGAGGTCACCGCAGAGGTCACCGAGATGATCATCAACCGCATCATCGACAACGCATCGGTTGCCGTTGCCTCGCTGAACCGCGGCCCGATCGTCGCGGCCCGCGCGCAGGCGCTGACCCACGCGCCGTCCACCGGCGGCGCGGGCGCCTCGGTCTTCGGCATCACCGACAAGGTCTCCCCCGAGTGGGCGGCCTGGGCCAACGGGGTAGCCGTGCGCGAACTCGACTACCACGACACCTTCCTGTCCGCCGAGTACTCCCACCCGGCAGACAACATCCCGCCGATCCTGGCGGTTGCACAGCACACCGGCGCCAGCGGCAAGGACCTGATACGCGGCATCGCCACCGGCTACGAGATCCAGGTCGACCTGGTCAAGTCCATCTGCCTGCACGAGCACAAGATCGACCACGTGGCACACTTGGGCCCCTCGGCCGCGGCCGGCATCGGCACCCTGCTGGGCCTCGACGTCGAAACCATCTTCCAGGCCGTCGGCCAGGGCCTGCACACCACCACCGCCACCCGCCAGTCCCGCAAGGGCGAGATCTCCACTTGGAAGGCCCACGCACCGGCCTTCGCCGGCAAGATGGCCGTCGAGGCCGCCGACCGCGCCATGCGCGGCCAGACCTCACCGGTGCCGATCTACGAGGGCGAAGACGGCGTCATCGCCTGGATGCTCGACGGCAAGGACGCCGCATACACCGTGCCGCTCCCGGAGGCCGGCGAGGCCAAGCGCGCCATCCTGGACACCTACACCAAGGAGCACTCTGCCGAGTACCAGGCGCAGGCCTGGATCGACCTGGCCCGCAAGCTCAACCGCGAACACCCCGAAGCCACGGACCCCAAGAACGTCTCCTCCGTGCTGATCAAGACCAGCCACCACACCCACTACGTGATCGGCTCCGGCGCCAACGACCCGCAGAAGTACGATCCGACCGCCTCGCGCGAGACCCTGGACCACTCGATCCCGTACATCTTCACCGTGGCGCTGCAGGACGGCTCCTGGCACCACGTGGACTCCTACTCCCCCGAGCGCGCCGGCCGCCCCGACACCGTGGAGCTGTGGAACAAGGTCACCACCGAGGAAGACGCCGAGTGGACCCGCCGCTACCACTCGCTGGACATCAGCGAGAAGGCCTTCGGCGGCACCGTGGTCATCACCCTGAACGACGGCACCGTGATCACCGACGAGATCGCCGTGGCCGACGCACACCCGCTGGGCGCCCGGCCGTTCGCCCGCGAGCAGTACGTCAACAAGTTCCGCACCCTGGCCGCCGGCTTGGTCGAGGAGGATGAAATCGACCGCTTCATCGCCGCCGCGGAAAACCTGGAAAAGCTGGGCGCGGGCGAGCTGGATGCGCTGAACATCGTGGCGGCCCCGGGCGTCATCGACCTTGCGGCAGCCCCGAAGGGACTGTTCTAA
- a CDS encoding GntR family transcriptional regulator, translating into MRASDMAYEALRTDIVEWRLRPGAVLGEVEQAERLGVSRTPLREALARLTADGLAVQQRGRGVVVSDVSVEHVDDLFALRRALEVESARIAARRADPQAFRSLRERFIEAGRSKDSGSREAYYQLAGELDQSIDEAVNNPYIEQSLRSLRVHLARVRRLAQDDPERLAMSALEHAAIAEAIAARNPDIAAAATQLHLHHSLEHIKSHAGPREDTP; encoded by the coding sequence ATGAGGGCAAGCGATATGGCCTACGAGGCACTGCGAACGGACATCGTCGAATGGCGGTTGCGTCCGGGAGCCGTTCTCGGTGAGGTCGAACAGGCCGAACGGCTGGGAGTCTCCCGCACTCCGCTGCGTGAGGCCCTGGCGCGGCTGACCGCAGACGGGCTGGCCGTGCAACAACGCGGCCGCGGCGTGGTGGTCTCCGACGTCTCGGTCGAACACGTCGATGACCTGTTCGCGCTGCGCCGGGCCCTGGAGGTCGAATCCGCTCGCATTGCCGCGCGCAGGGCGGACCCCCAGGCCTTCCGGTCCCTGCGTGAGCGGTTCATCGAGGCCGGACGCTCAAAAGATTCAGGCTCCCGCGAGGCCTACTACCAGCTGGCCGGCGAGTTGGATCAAAGCATCGACGAAGCCGTCAACAACCCCTACATTGAGCAATCATTGCGCTCACTGCGCGTGCATCTTGCCCGAGTCCGCCGGCTTGCCCAGGACGACCCCGAACGCCTGGCGATGTCAGCCTTGGAACACGCGGCCATCGCCGAGGCCATCGCTGCCAGGAACCCGGACATAGCCGCGGCCGCAACCCAGCTGCACCTGCACCACAGTCTTGAACACATCAAATCCCATGCCGGACCCCGAGAGGACACCCCATGA
- a CDS encoding acetate--CoA ligase, with the protein MKNEGVPMSSTYAETYAASSLDPERFWLDAAASLAWDKEPTRAIDDSRAPIYAWYPDGMLNVSFNALDRHVLAGRGETTALVYDSAVLGIQRRFSYSELLDRVATFAGVLRSQGVGQGDRVLIYLPMIPQAHIAMLACARIGAVHSVVFGGFAPKELAARIDDATPKVIVTATGGIEPTRRVEYLPAIADAMEQSAHHVPTVIVAHRDGFAHERSQYAGGDTDWHDWDELASAAQPVDAVPVASTHPLYILYTSGTTGSPKGVVRDSGGYAVAMDWSMRNIYGVRQGDTMLTASDVGWVVGHSYIVYGPLIAGAATVLYEGKPVGTPDAGAFWRLIDDHKVDVFFTAPTALRAIRKADPDAKLLGGHDTGSLKALFVAGERLDPDTYGWACEKLGVPVVDNWWQTETGWPIASNPVGLELLERKAGSPTVPVPGYRVEIVDGFGSGVPAGEEGNIVIKLPLPPGTLATLWGNDERFIDTYLSQFPGYYTTGDSGYLDADGYLFVMGRTDDVINVAGHRLSTGAMEQVLGAHQAVAECAVIGVADELKGQRPCGYVVLKSGAEITEEALCRELASMVREHIGPVADFREVRIVEALPKTRSGKILRKTMRQIADGKAYSVPSTIEDPSVIDALIPLLRPTA; encoded by the coding sequence ATGAAGAACGAAGGGGTTCCCATGTCATCGACGTACGCCGAAACCTATGCCGCATCCAGTCTCGATCCGGAGCGTTTTTGGCTCGACGCGGCCGCATCCCTGGCTTGGGACAAGGAGCCCACGCGCGCCATCGACGACTCCCGGGCGCCGATTTACGCGTGGTATCCCGACGGCATGCTCAACGTTTCCTTCAACGCGCTGGACCGCCACGTGCTCGCCGGGCGTGGGGAGACCACCGCCTTGGTCTACGATTCCGCGGTCCTGGGCATCCAGCGCCGCTTCAGCTACTCGGAACTTCTCGATCGGGTGGCAACGTTTGCCGGCGTCTTGCGTTCGCAGGGGGTGGGGCAGGGGGACCGCGTGCTCATCTACCTGCCGATGATCCCTCAGGCGCATATCGCGATGCTGGCCTGTGCCCGCATCGGCGCCGTGCACTCGGTGGTCTTCGGCGGGTTTGCCCCCAAGGAACTGGCCGCGCGTATCGACGACGCCACCCCCAAGGTGATCGTGACAGCGACGGGAGGCATCGAGCCGACCCGGCGCGTGGAATACCTGCCCGCCATCGCCGATGCCATGGAACAGTCCGCCCACCACGTGCCCACCGTGATCGTGGCCCACCGCGACGGCTTTGCCCACGAGCGCTCCCAGTATGCCGGCGGCGACACCGACTGGCACGACTGGGACGAACTGGCCTCCGCGGCCCAACCCGTCGACGCGGTGCCCGTCGCCTCGACGCACCCGCTGTACATCCTCTATACATCTGGCACCACCGGCTCGCCCAAGGGCGTGGTCCGCGACAGCGGCGGCTACGCGGTGGCCATGGACTGGTCGATGCGCAACATCTACGGCGTCAGGCAGGGGGACACCATGCTCACCGCGTCGGACGTCGGCTGGGTCGTCGGCCATTCCTACATCGTGTACGGGCCGCTGATCGCCGGCGCCGCCACGGTGCTCTATGAGGGCAAGCCCGTCGGCACGCCCGACGCCGGGGCTTTCTGGCGGCTCATCGATGACCACAAGGTCGACGTCTTCTTCACGGCCCCCACGGCGCTGCGCGCCATCCGCAAGGCAGACCCCGACGCCAAGCTGCTGGGAGGCCATGACACCGGCAGCCTCAAGGCCCTCTTTGTCGCCGGGGAGCGACTGGACCCCGACACCTACGGGTGGGCGTGCGAGAAGCTCGGCGTGCCGGTGGTGGACAACTGGTGGCAAACCGAGACCGGGTGGCCCATCGCCTCCAACCCGGTGGGCCTGGAGCTCCTGGAACGCAAGGCCGGTTCGCCGACGGTTCCGGTCCCCGGCTACCGGGTGGAAATCGTCGACGGCTTCGGTTCCGGCGTTCCGGCGGGGGAGGAGGGCAACATCGTGATCAAGCTGCCGCTGCCGCCGGGCACGTTGGCGACGCTGTGGGGCAACGACGAACGCTTCATCGACACCTACCTGTCCCAATTCCCCGGGTACTACACCACCGGCGACTCCGGCTATCTGGATGCCGACGGCTACCTCTTTGTCATGGGACGCACCGACGACGTCATCAACGTCGCCGGCCACCGGTTGTCTACCGGCGCCATGGAGCAGGTGCTTGGCGCGCACCAGGCCGTGGCCGAATGCGCGGTCATCGGCGTGGCGGACGAACTCAAGGGCCAGCGACCGTGCGGCTACGTGGTGCTCAAAAGCGGTGCCGAGATCACCGAGGAGGCCCTGTGCCGCGAGCTGGCGTCAATGGTCCGCGAGCACATCGGCCCCGTGGCGGATTTCCGGGAGGTGCGCATCGTCGAGGCCCTGCCCAAGACCCGCTCCGGGAAAATCCTGCGCAAGACCATGCGGCAGATCGCCGACGGCAAGGCATACTCGGTTCCGTCGACCATCGAGGACCCGAGCGTCATCGACGCGCTGATCCCCCTGCTGCGCCCGACAGCGTAG
- a CDS encoding response regulator: MDTPNRPLRVLVVDDERTTASAHASFVSRVPGFVVHAIAHTGAEAFAELSRATAEGTPIDLVLLDMNLPDLHGLDVARRVRGKGDTVDIIAITAIRDLNVVRTAIATGVTQYLIKPFSFAAFREKLTNYREFRLNLGTGGTSASQASIDNAFAALRSVGPAPLPKGLIAETLASIEETLRSVGTALSATEVSEALDLSRVTARRYLEHLAEANKASKAPRHGTRGRPEYEYKWRRGS, from the coding sequence ATGGATACCCCGAACAGACCGCTCCGCGTCCTGGTGGTGGACGACGAGCGCACCACCGCCTCGGCGCATGCCAGCTTTGTGTCCCGCGTTCCGGGCTTCGTCGTGCACGCGATCGCGCACACGGGCGCGGAGGCCTTCGCGGAGTTGAGCCGGGCCACCGCCGAGGGAACGCCCATCGACCTGGTGCTGCTGGACATGAACCTGCCGGACCTGCACGGGCTGGATGTCGCGCGGCGCGTGCGCGGCAAGGGGGACACCGTCGACATCATTGCCATCACCGCGATCCGCGACCTGAACGTCGTGCGCACGGCCATCGCCACCGGGGTGACACAGTACCTGATCAAGCCGTTCAGCTTTGCCGCCTTCCGCGAGAAGCTCACCAACTACCGCGAGTTCCGGCTGAACCTGGGCACCGGCGGAACCTCCGCGTCCCAGGCCTCCATCGACAACGCGTTTGCCGCGCTGCGTTCCGTGGGCCCCGCTCCGCTGCCCAAGGGCCTGATCGCCGAAACCCTGGCCTCCATCGAGGAAACGCTTCGGTCCGTGGGCACGGCACTGTCCGCCACGGAGGTCTCCGAGGCGCTGGATCTTTCCCGGGTCACGGCACGGCGCTACCTCGAGCACCTGGCCGAGGCCAACAAGGCAAGCAAGGCGCCGCGCCACGGAACCCGCGGGCGCCCGGAGTACGAGTACAAATGGCGGAGGGGTTCCTGA
- a CDS encoding sensor histidine kinase produces the protein MPRVQRAPPHAAGKAPGSLSLATWILMAQIGLVTLVVLLVSAAGYLNARSQTHDFSAKRVLSVAETLAHDPFVVSAVQQPDPSEQLQPFADSIVGTAAVDFVTVMGTDRTRYTHPNPGELGKPYVGSVAQALAGQSHVEDYRGTLGESVRAIVPVRNEAGEITALVAVGVTLQNLSITQAAMVPAIIGAATLALGLGAFFAYMLSRYLRRATLGYGPEELRRLYAYYFSALHSVREGLVLVDARGRLVLHNDQAARLLGLPPSGTLRPVPVEKLGLPETVAELFASGRRATDEIHLTNNRVLVISQQRAKQPDESASAMGRSPLRRKVVASSLGTVATLRDRTEVQALTGELESMTTLAEALRAQTHEHANRLHTIASLIELGREREALDFAVADRQESQRLTDEFVQTIDEPYLTSLLVGKAAQAHERGITLTLSASGSLPSGALDARDLVTITGNLLDNAFDAAAGSELRRVWADFAADEESVVISIADSGPGLDPDLIEEFFRMGVSSKAVTSGNGPRGLGLALVRQAVARLGGTLDVDNDAGAIFTVTIPLSVPGGHGNRH, from the coding sequence ATGCCACGTGTTCAACGGGCGCCGCCGCACGCTGCCGGCAAGGCTCCCGGCTCGCTCTCCCTTGCCACCTGGATCCTCATGGCGCAAATCGGCCTGGTGACCCTCGTCGTGCTGTTGGTCAGCGCCGCCGGCTACCTCAACGCCCGCTCCCAGACCCACGACTTTTCCGCCAAACGCGTGCTCTCGGTGGCCGAGACCCTGGCCCACGACCCGTTTGTCGTCTCCGCGGTCCAACAGCCGGACCCCTCGGAACAGCTGCAGCCCTTCGCGGATTCGATCGTGGGCACGGCCGCCGTCGACTTCGTCACCGTCATGGGCACCGACCGGACGCGCTACACGCACCCGAATCCCGGCGAGCTGGGCAAGCCCTATGTGGGCAGCGTGGCCCAGGCATTGGCCGGGCAAAGCCACGTGGAGGACTACCGAGGCACCCTGGGTGAATCGGTGCGCGCCATCGTCCCGGTCCGCAATGAGGCAGGCGAGATCACGGCGTTGGTTGCCGTGGGCGTGACGCTGCAGAACCTCAGCATCACGCAGGCGGCGATGGTTCCGGCGATCATCGGTGCGGCCACCCTCGCGCTGGGGCTCGGGGCATTCTTTGCCTACATGCTCAGCCGCTACCTGCGCCGCGCCACGCTGGGCTACGGGCCCGAGGAGCTGCGCAGGCTGTACGCCTACTACTTCTCTGCCCTGCACTCGGTGCGAGAGGGACTGGTGCTTGTCGACGCCAGGGGCCGGCTGGTGCTGCACAACGACCAGGCGGCCAGGCTGTTGGGGCTGCCGCCGTCCGGCACGCTGCGCCCGGTGCCCGTCGAGAAGCTCGGGTTGCCGGAAACCGTTGCCGAGCTCTTTGCCTCGGGCCGCCGGGCCACGGACGAGATCCACCTGACCAACAACCGGGTGCTTGTCATCTCCCAGCAGCGGGCCAAACAGCCCGACGAGTCGGCCTCGGCCATGGGACGCTCGCCGTTGCGGCGCAAGGTCGTTGCGAGTTCGCTGGGAACCGTTGCCACGCTGCGGGACCGCACCGAGGTCCAGGCGCTGACCGGCGAGCTCGAGTCAATGACAACGCTCGCCGAGGCGCTGCGGGCCCAGACCCACGAGCACGCCAACCGCCTGCACACCATCGCCAGCCTCATCGAGCTGGGCAGGGAACGCGAGGCCCTGGATTTCGCAGTGGCGGACCGCCAGGAATCCCAGCGTTTGACCGACGAGTTTGTGCAGACCATCGACGAGCCCTATCTCACCTCGTTGTTGGTGGGAAAGGCGGCCCAGGCGCACGAACGCGGCATCACACTGACCCTGAGCGCCTCGGGGTCCCTCCCGTCCGGTGCGCTTGACGCCAGGGACCTGGTGACAATCACCGGCAACTTGCTCGACAATGCCTTCGACGCGGCGGCCGGCTCCGAGCTTCGGCGGGTGTGGGCGGATTTCGCGGCTGACGAGGAATCGGTGGTGATTTCGATTGCGGATTCCGGGCCCGGCCTGGACCCCGACCTGATCGAGGAATTCTTCCGGATGGGGGTTTCCTCCAAGGCGGTGACCTCGGGAAACGGTCCGCGCGGGCTCGGCCTGGCGCTGGTCCGCCAGGCCGTGGCGAGGCTCGGCGGCACCCTGGACGTGGACAATGACGCCGGCGCCATCTTCACCGTCACCATCCCCCTGTCGGTCCCGGGCGGCCATGGAAATCGGCACTAG
- a CDS encoding cation:dicarboxylate symporter family transporter, with protein sequence MATSPASTGVLDPEPIAPEQPPVKKDRTHWLYIMVIVAVVAGATIGLVAPEVGKALKPLGTGFVALIKMVIAPVIFCTIVLGIGSIAKAATVGKVGGLALLYFVTMSTFALAIGLFVGNLIHPGSGLKLQPYEGAAGGAENSTVKFLLELIPGDIPVLPTLVLALFVGFALQSMGKSGEPVLGAIRHIQAVVFRIMMMIMWSAPIGAFGAIAAVVGATGWAAIGSMAILMGAFYATCALFIVVVLGSLLRAVTGLSIFSLLKYLGREYLLIFSTSSSESALPRLIAKMEHAGVSKPVVGITVPTGYSFNLDGTAIYLTMSALFVSTAMGMPMNLGEQISLLAFMIVASKGAAGVTGAGLATLAAGLQSHRPELLDGMGVIVGIDKFMSEARALTNFTGNAVATLLIGKWTKEIDMEQARAVLAGDRPFDELSLTENGH encoded by the coding sequence ATGGCAACGTCGCCAGCATCGACAGGCGTTCTTGATCCGGAACCAATCGCCCCGGAACAGCCGCCGGTCAAGAAGGACCGCACGCACTGGCTCTACATCATGGTGATCGTCGCCGTGGTTGCGGGCGCCACGATCGGCCTGGTTGCCCCGGAGGTAGGCAAGGCCCTGAAACCGCTGGGAACCGGGTTCGTCGCGCTGATAAAAATGGTCATTGCGCCTGTTATTTTCTGCACGATCGTTTTGGGCATCGGCTCGATCGCCAAGGCCGCCACGGTGGGCAAGGTCGGCGGCCTGGCTCTGCTGTACTTCGTCACCATGTCCACCTTCGCGCTGGCCATCGGCCTGTTCGTGGGCAACCTGATCCACCCGGGCTCCGGACTGAAGCTCCAGCCCTACGAGGGTGCCGCCGGCGGCGCCGAAAACTCCACCGTGAAGTTCCTGCTGGAACTGATCCCCGGCGACATCCCGGTTCTCCCGACGCTCGTGCTGGCCCTCTTTGTGGGCTTTGCGCTGCAGTCCATGGGCAAGAGCGGCGAGCCGGTGCTGGGCGCCATCAGGCACATCCAGGCCGTCGTCTTCCGCATCATGATGATGATTATGTGGTCAGCCCCGATCGGCGCCTTCGGTGCCATCGCGGCCGTGGTCGGCGCCACCGGCTGGGCCGCCATCGGCTCCATGGCGATCCTCATGGGCGCCTTCTACGCCACCTGCGCGCTGTTCATCGTGGTGGTCCTCGGTTCGCTGCTGCGCGCCGTCACCGGCCTGAGCATCTTCTCGCTACTGAAGTACCTGGGCCGCGAATACCTGCTGATCTTCTCGACGTCGTCGTCCGAATCGGCGCTGCCGCGACTGATCGCCAAGATGGAACACGCGGGTGTTTCCAAGCCGGTTGTCGGCATCACCGTGCCGACCGGCTACTCATTCAACCTCGACGGCACCGCCATCTACCTGACCATGAGTGCGCTGTTCGTCTCCACCGCGATGGGCATGCCGATGAACCTCGGCGAGCAGATCTCCCTGCTGGCCTTCATGATCGTCGCCTCCAAGGGCGCCGCCGGCGTCACCGGCGCCGGCCTTGCAACGCTGGCGGCGGGCCTGCAGTCGCACCGCCCGGAACTGCTCGACGGCATGGGCGTGATCGTGGGCATCGACAAGTTTATGTCCGAGGCCCGCGCGCTGACCAACTTCACCGGCAATGCCGTGGCCACCCTGCTGATCGGCAAATGGACCAAGGAAATCGACATGGAGCAGGCCCGTGCCGTGCTGGCGGGGGACCGTCCCTTCGACGAGCTCTCGCTGACCGAGAACGGCCACTAG
- a CDS encoding ParA family protein produces MSEEQGSKPRGVGLLKEPTPLGPTGRPQTDFPEPGSLDSHGPARVIAMVNQKGGVGKTTSTINLAAALAEYGRKVLLVDFDPQGALSAGFGTNPHELDVTVYNVLMDRKTDIRDAIITTDVPNVDLLPANIDLSAAEVQLVNEVAREQVLERALRSVTDDYDIVLIDCQPSLGLLTVNALTAAHGVIIPLTAEFFALRAVALLVETIEKVQDRLNPALQIDGVLATMYDPRTLHGREVVGRLVEAFGDTVFETVIRRTIKFADANVAAEPITTYATNHPGAEAYRQLAKELISRGGAP; encoded by the coding sequence GTGAGCGAGGAACAGGGCAGCAAGCCCCGGGGCGTAGGACTGCTCAAGGAACCGACCCCCCTGGGTCCCACGGGCCGCCCGCAGACTGATTTCCCCGAGCCGGGATCCTTGGATTCCCATGGTCCGGCCCGCGTCATCGCCATGGTGAACCAGAAGGGCGGGGTTGGCAAGACCACCTCCACCATCAACCTTGCCGCGGCCCTGGCCGAGTACGGTCGCAAGGTGCTGCTGGTCGACTTCGACCCGCAGGGCGCGCTCTCCGCAGGTTTTGGCACCAACCCGCACGAACTCGACGTCACCGTCTACAACGTGCTGATGGACCGCAAGACCGACATCCGCGACGCGATCATCACCACCGACGTCCCGAACGTCGACCTGCTGCCGGCCAACATCGACCTGTCGGCCGCCGAGGTCCAGCTGGTCAACGAGGTTGCCCGCGAGCAGGTGCTTGAACGCGCACTGCGTTCGGTGACCGACGACTACGACATCGTGCTGATCGACTGCCAGCCCTCGCTGGGCCTGCTCACGGTCAACGCGCTGACCGCCGCACACGGCGTGATCATCCCGCTCACCGCGGAGTTCTTTGCCCTGCGTGCCGTGGCGCTGCTGGTCGAGACCATCGAGAAGGTGCAGGACCGGCTGAACCCGGCCCTGCAGATCGACGGCGTGCTGGCAACCATGTACGACCCGCGCACCTTGCACGGACGCGAAGTCGTCGGCCGCCTGGTGGAAGCCTTCGGGGACACCGTCTTCGAGACGGTCATCCGGCGCACCATCAAGTTCGCCGACGCCAACGTCGCTGCCGAACCCATCACCACCTATGCAACAAACCACCCGGGTGCCGAGGCCTACCGCCAGCTGGCCAAGGAGCTCATATCCCGTGGCGGCGCCCCGTAA
- a CDS encoding segregation and condensation protein A has product MTATAVLPATVPTVNDDSAGGFRVQLENFSGPFDLLLSLIAKRELDITQIAMAEVTDEFIGYLKVLRDKPGSKALDETTEFLVVASTLLDLKAARLLPRNENDTDEDMALLEARDLLFARLLQYKAFKHAAGWISERLEDEAKSFPRQAGLEAHFAALLPELVFKTTPEMLARLALTALAPKEEAPPAEVGVAHLHGGAVSVREQAGILALMLQESHTLSFTQLTADADSHLVLVARFLALLEMYRERVVSFSQNAPLDTLQVTWSESAEDWNAVNLREEYEAAATESAADADPTTSQGESEA; this is encoded by the coding sequence ATGACGGCAACCGCCGTCCTTCCAGCCACCGTGCCGACCGTCAACGACGACTCGGCCGGTGGCTTTCGGGTTCAGCTGGAAAACTTTTCCGGCCCCTTCGACCTGCTGCTCTCGCTGATCGCCAAACGCGAACTGGACATCACCCAGATCGCGATGGCCGAGGTCACCGACGAGTTCATCGGCTACCTGAAGGTCCTGCGGGACAAGCCCGGATCCAAGGCGCTGGATGAGACCACCGAGTTCCTCGTCGTCGCCTCGACCCTGCTGGACCTGAAGGCCGCGCGCCTGCTGCCCCGCAACGAAAACGACACCGACGAAGACATGGCGCTGCTCGAGGCCCGCGACCTGCTCTTCGCCCGCCTGCTGCAGTACAAGGCCTTCAAGCACGCGGCCGGGTGGATCTCCGAACGGCTCGAGGACGAAGCCAAAAGCTTCCCCCGTCAGGCCGGGCTCGAGGCGCACTTCGCCGCGCTGCTGCCGGAGCTCGTCTTCAAGACGACCCCGGAAATGCTTGCGCGTTTGGCGCTGACCGCCCTGGCCCCCAAGGAAGAAGCGCCGCCGGCAGAGGTCGGCGTGGCACACCTGCACGGGGGAGCGGTGAGCGTGCGCGAACAGGCGGGCATCCTGGCCCTCATGCTGCAGGAAAGCCACACGCTCAGCTTCACCCAGCTCACCGCGGACGCCGACAGCCACCTGGTGCTCGTGGCAAGGTTCCTGGCACTGCTGGAAATGTACAGGGAACGGGTCGTTTCGTTCTCACAAAATGCGCCCTTGGACACATTGCAGGTGACCTGGTCGGAATCGGCGGAAGACTGGAACGCGGTGAACCTGCGCGAAGAATACGAGGCCGCGGCGACCGAGAGTGCCGCAGATGCCGATCCAACAACCAGCCAGGGGGAATCCGAGGCATGA
- the scpB gene encoding SMC-Scp complex subunit ScpB has product MSETNTGVPAPASPAGVAQAAETAGAAVDDLPGGLDAGIESILMVIDEPVGAGRLAEVLEVSEERVTAALHGLRAQYDGGDTPRGFELRELAGGWRIFSRRDFAPFVSRFVIDGQTARLTQAALETLAVIAYRQPVSRGRVAAIRGVNVDSVVRTLLTRGLIHEAPDEGESGATLYQTTSYFLERLGLGSVSELPMLSPHLPGVGDIDEFDVDLP; this is encoded by the coding sequence ATGAGCGAGACAAACACCGGGGTTCCGGCCCCCGCATCACCGGCCGGGGTGGCGCAGGCCGCCGAAACGGCGGGCGCGGCCGTCGACGATTTGCCCGGCGGGCTTGACGCGGGCATCGAATCCATTCTCATGGTCATCGACGAGCCGGTCGGTGCCGGGCGCCTGGCTGAGGTGCTGGAGGTCAGTGAGGAACGCGTCACAGCGGCCCTTCACGGGCTTCGGGCACAGTATGATGGAGGGGATACACCGCGCGGTTTTGAGCTGCGCGAATTGGCCGGAGGATGGCGCATCTTCTCCCGACGTGATTTTGCTCCCTTTGTTTCACGCTTCGTCATCGACGGCCAAACGGCAAGACTAACCCAGGCTGCCCTGGAGACTTTGGCAGTAATCGCCTACCGGCAACCCGTTTCACGCGGGAGGGTCGCGGCGATTCGTGGGGTTAATGTCGATTCAGTGGTGCGCACGTTACTCACGCGCGGGCTGATCCACGAGGCACCCGATGAGGGTGAAAGTGGTGCCACGTTGTATCAGACCACCTCGTATTTTCTGGAAAGATTGGGGCTGGGCAGCGTTTCGGAGCTACCCATGCTTTCCCCGCATCTCCCAGGAGTGGGCGACATTGACGAATTTGACGTTGATTTGCCTTAG